A stretch of Mytilus edulis chromosome 11, xbMytEdul2.2, whole genome shotgun sequence DNA encodes these proteins:
- the LOC139494096 gene encoding uncharacterized protein, translating to MAYYEKVKEDLMKLKKNDNERKQGKKDTNFIENDVTRRSTYSRRSTSLKIAAMELEIQTHCSVSLEIAPTWRNGRIHSYKSKNEEEEEPMAELGPAGDAPAGEAPAPVQTGVLLVNPVAASPAKRKVGPSLKAVVPTTKPKTNKKACRVCSISKETSFWLCCGYTNPRSKRQDCCYWVHQKCIGLYHRKKEELSKTPFFCPKHGLSK from the exons ATGGCTTATTATGAAAAAGTAAAAGAggatttaatgaaattaaaaaaaaatgacaatgaaagaaaacaaggaaaaaaagatacaaattttattgaaaatgacgtcacaagACGTTCAACTTATTCAAGAAGGTCTACATCTTTGAAAATAGCG GCCATGGAGTTGGAGATCCAGACACACTGTTCGGTCAGTTTGGAAATAGCACCAACATGGAGGAATGGCCGTATCCATTCCTACAAGTCAAAAAATGAAGAGGAAGAAGAGCCAATGGCAGAACTGGGACCAGCAGGGGATGCTCCAGCAGGGGAGGCACCAGCACCAGTACAAACCGGTGTACTTCTGGTGAACCCAGTAGCAGCAAGTCCTGCAAAGAGGAAAGTGGGTCCATCATTGAAAGCAGTAGTTCCCACAACCAAGCCAAAAACCAATAAGAAAGCATGTAGGGTATGCTCCATATCAAAAGAGACATCTTTTTGGCTTTGTTGTGGGTATACAAACCCACGTTCCAAAAGGCAAGACTGTTGCTATTGGGTCCATCAGAAGTGCATTGGTTTGTACCATAGGAAGAAAGAGGAGTTATCAAAGACACCATTCTTCTGTCCAAAACATGGACTGTCtaaataa